The genomic region tttaacaaattaaattttatgtatCAAATTGTATATTAGACTAAAGCTtatatataaatttgatatttatctctacttattatatttaaaataaaatcatatttttatatataaaattattttattaaattaaaaacttgaattttattatttttaatttatctaattatattaaatgattttataaattataatattattaattaataatattttatttaaattgaatttttgaaAGATAAAACTAAATTTATTAATTTCACATTAATATACTATCATATTAAGtaatattacttttattattatcatataataatataaataaattattattctaatatcagtaatataattaacaataaaaatattcCTACAACAAAAATTAAGTTATATTTAAGACAAGGCTTGAAAGAGATGAAAGAGAAACTCATATACTATATATTATTTACAAGATGATGTGAAAAGAAAAACAATCACACTGTTGTTCAACAATCCAAGCATATGATGTGAGATATGGATAAGCTTTTTAACCAATTACAAGATgcagaatggaaaaaaaaaaaatttaatacaaaCACAAAGCATATGATGTGAGCGAATGTCAGATATGGATAAGTTTCTCTTTACGTATTTGAAAAGTAATATCCTCTACTTGGGCAAATGTCATCGTCTGCCAGAGAGGCTGATAGAGCTGACTTTCATCGGAGTTGCCACAACCAGCGGAGCTTCGGGTGAGTTACTAACGGCAAAGTTGTCGTGCATGAATCGACTCTCTACGATAGATTCGTCCTTCAATACGATTTTGTAGCAATAACAGCTCTTGAGACCCTGTTGATTCCGATAGCATTCGTGAGCGCTGTTCTTCACTTGCTGGAAATCCCATATCACGCTGAATTTCCCCACGGTTGCAACTAGGTGTCGCTCTTGTTTACCGTTCTCGGTGACCTGAGAAAGAGAGTTCGATAAGTGGGTCAGTTCCGAAAGTGATGAATGTCATGTAGTATTGAAGTTACGAAAATCGAAAAGAAGCAACGTAAATGATCATTTAAACTATCCAACGTTAATGAATCACATGTCTAGGGAGACTCTGTTTTATACTCAATATAAAACATGCATAAAGGCCTAGCCTGAGCGACTTCGAGTCCATGGTGACTGGTACTATAGGTCATGGATTCGGAATGGGAATCAAACTATGAGATCTAATCTCCCATTGTCGCTCGATAGCTTAGAAAAGGAAATTCTCAAGTTCATAATGACCGTTTCATATCCATTGTCGCTCGATAGCTCAGATATTCGAGTTATAGAGACTGCTCATATTGGTCATGAATCAAGAACGGGAACTAAACTCTACGAGATCTAATATCCGATCGTTCTTCAATAGCTTAGAAAAGGAAATTCAAGTTCATAGTGACCATTCATATTGGTCATGGATCAAGAACGGAAATTGAACTCTACAAGATCTAATATCTGATCGTACCTTAGTAGCTTATAGGTAAAGTGGTCGGAAGTGATAAAGGTAAATAAAACCTAATACACTAAACATCAGACCCCAAAACCCTAACCCCTAAACAAAAATTAGAGCATAGATGTGAATCCTAAGTCCTAAACAAGAACTGTAAACCCTAAACAAAACTGGAAAGTGAAAAACAATGAAGCAGAAAGCAATTAAATAAAGGTCAGTCTCGATGTTTACCCATGAGAAATGGCCACCATGGAACTTATTATTGTTCCCAGCTAGATGTGAATCCAGAGGAGTCAACTTCAACAATCTGGGTGCTGGAATTTTATTCCCCATTCTACCACTAAACCCGGTTTTTGGCTTCCCGTCTTTATCTGTAAATAGAGTGCAAATGAGGACCAGATACGTATCAGTTGTGCCCAAAACCCACTTCCCATCATAGGTAACATCCACATGAGTGATCGGTGAACCGAGACCGGGAAATGCGGTCTTGGCCTGCCTCATTGATGTCTTCGAATACAACCGAATCTTCCCGTCAAGTGATCCGACCACAATTGATCCATCTCCTGTGCTCGCAAAGCACTGAAAATTTGTCCCTCTCGAGAATTGATGCCCTTGAGTCCAATGCAAAACAGGTGAATCACTTGTGGCAATGTTTTGAACCATCCCTTTTCGATCTCTCATATCCCATTGACACAACCTATTATCATCTAAACCCAAAAATGTCGATTCTGAGGGATCCAATTGCGACCCTTTGGTATCGTTAGTGATATCTCTCATTGTGATATCGGCACCGTCTTTCTCGAACTTCCACTCTGTGACAATCTTCCCTGTCTCGATATCAACCTGTTTGAGCCCTGTTGCGTTAGGTTTCCCTTCATTCTCTGGACTCACAAGCATCATATTTGTTTCGGCCCTCATTAGCAAAGCCTTTTTGGGAGTCGAACTAGACGGACTTCCTCCAATTCTCGAACCACCAGCGTCGAACTTAACACAAATTCCTTTCCCATGAATCCCACGGTTAAAGTTCCTATAAACTTGAACACCCAAATCATTAACCAAGAAACTATTATCCAATGCACCTAAAGCCAAACTTTGAACACCTCCATTAGCAGCTTCTTCAAACTCTTCCATCAACTCTCGATTCCCTTTAATCGGAATTGAACCCGAGCTCAGATCATCCGCGTCTTCCCACATGGAATCATCCGCTACCTCGGGTTTCATCCACCCAATAAATTCCTTTCCATAAACCTTAACCTTATTCTCTTCACTAGCTTCCATACCATAAACATTCTCAAACAAACAATTCTGAAATTGAGTAACGAAATTCCTATACTCTTCATCCCTTAAAAACTTCAAAGCCCAAACAGCTTTATCCACAAAATCGACTCTCTTCTGATCCCCAAACATTTTCAATTGCATTTCAGTCGAAACCCTAACCCTAACTTTCGTTCCTACTTCCAAAAACCAACAATTCTCATCATTATCACCATTTTCCTTAGTGAAACTATAAGAAGTGAGCTTTTCAGAGATTACCCATTTCGCTTTGGGTGTGTTCCCGCCTATATGAAGGTAAAGCTTCACTGGGTTTTTGAGATTAGGGCTTGATTGCTGAGAATTGTATTTCAATTTCAAGGATTTGAGCTTAGCATCGATATCGTCGAGGCTTTTTTGAGTACCTGAAGAAGTTGAAGTTGAAGATGAAGATTGAGTGTTTTGATGATCGCTTAAAGCGTCGTCGTATTGCTCctcctcctcttcttcttcttcatagtCTTCATCGGATTCTGAATCCGTGATCCGATCTTCCCTGCTTTGAGCAGTGCCCATTTTAGAACCTTGGTGAACTTCAaatataaattgagggactaaagaGCAAAATTCGAAACTTGTGAGAGCTTTATGATTTTGCCGATGGCAGATTTCAAACAAACGGAAAGAGGCGATTACAGTATTTATAGATCCGACTTTGACACTTTAGTCACCGGCTAGTACCGGTTAATACATCTTGttcttgttttctttattttattttattctgctttttattattttatttgtgaatgaaTTATTAGACTCCTCTATTCTTTTTCTGTATTTATTAAAATAACAGGGACTTGGTTAAAAAAGTAAGGAATttgaatttgaaatatttttggtggtatttttctttttaataagtGAAAAGCAAAAAGATTagctaaatttaataataaaattacactcatataatataattaattgaaTTAGTTTCACAAGTTAAATTAACAACaactaaattaaaaattacttaaaaatatttttaataaaataatagatattaatataatgatatttttatcttttattatttcaaaaataaaatttaaaactaacaAATTAATGATATAAATGgagttaaaattataaaattaattaatgcaCAATGCTTTTGAGTAGTTGAGAAAGTAACCGGATATTATCGGTTAGCGGTTAGCTACTTAGCGTTAATGTAACGTGGCGCGAAATCTTAGCAGCGAAGTAAAATGCGACGCTGGAAACTTTGGATAGTACGCAAATGTAGGCAACCGTGTCGCGTTACAAAAAGGCCGAATATTAAAAAGTTAGCAGTTAATACGCGTTTGAATCGCGTTCGAGAAACTCCAAAACATGATGAAAGCTTTGGATTTTCCCTTGGGTAAATTACTCTCAAGGTTGCTATACTATTctaaagttacaaaatgatcattaaactattctaaaattttatttgagtccttaaattatttgaaagttttatttAAATCATCAAAAAGCTCTATTAACAAACTCTAAGAGACAATTCAATAATTGGtataataaaataagtaatacctattcAAGTAAAACATATCTTAAATTTAAATTGACTTGACAATCAATGTCAAAGATTGAAAACAAactacttaaattttaatttgtaaattcgtaatgttcaaaattatttcataaaaaaaatctaaactATAGAAGGTAAAAGGAAAAGAGAACTTTAGATTGATGAAGACGATGCAAGAAAGGTCATACATCAACAATTTTAACCGAGTGACtttgataaaaaaattttgaatagttcaataagACAGTAACCATTTTGGAAAAACTTTTTGAAactctaaaatataaatttactaataatttagtaacaattTACTCTTTCCTTTTTTTAACTCTAAAATAGGATTAATTACATCAATGTCCTTTAACTTATGACTCAAATTCTAAATTAGTATCaaccttaaaaaaatttcaattttttcgaTAAAGAAATTTGGGAATAAAAGATGACAATAACATCACAACAATCAGACTCAAAGATGGCATGAGAGCATCCTTGGTCCTTAGTCCTCAAAACATTAGTAACGTAACAATTAAATTCTTAGACACTCAATTCTAactcaaatttaacataaaacacatttaaaatacgTAAATCTAATTGAAAACTAATGTGAACTTTGGTATAGATAATTTGAATTTGACGCGTTAAAAAAATAACACTACTACTAATTTATCGACAACTAATGTGAACTTTTGTATAGATAATTTGAATTTGACGCGTTAAAAAAATAACACTACTACTAATTTATCGACACCGTCTTTGCCATAGTCAAGTCCTCCATGGTATAGGTACACATACATAACCAACATTTAGCTCCTAAATTAATGACTAGACAGGCAAAATGACATAATTGATAAATACTAATACTTTGAACACACAAttagaatgttttaaaatttaaaaagacaTTGATGCTCCGAGTTATtcgagtttcaaaaaaaaaaaaaattcaaattcaattcaataattatgAAGCTAAACTCGAGCTAGCATCATCTGAGCtcttcattttaatatattttttttattatgacttttttattcttattatatAGAAAGAGGTTAATTATGAACACACTCGAGCTTGAATATGAACGATCTTAATTGAGTTCGAGCTTGAGTAGCTTGATTATCTCGAGCCAAGCTCAGGGCTAGGAATTGATGTTCAAGTCGAGCATGAGCTTGCCACTATTCGGGGCTTCGCTCGATTACACCCTTGAACAATAGCTAGGAGATATTTGATGCAATTAACCCTTTCTACTATACTACGTGGATTTGATGGTATCAAGTACAAATATGTATCTAATGCAGGTCTTTTCCCCTAAATTCTTTTATATATTCGAAGGATCATACCATACTAATATCTAAATATTTATTGAACATGAATACGAGcataaatatttaaagaaaaaaaatcggAATAACATAAGTTTGAATTTTAGAATACATTGAATTACATTACCATAATTTCCAAGTATCATTCTCCAAGCCTTTATCATATTCTAACTAATAAGAACAGTTTTAACAATAAATACCTTGGCATTTACATTTCTTTGCTCTCTGCTCCATTTTTGTCTAAGAAGCAATGCCTTCTGAAATCTGCATTGTAATCAGGACTGAAGCCAGGAATTTTGTTCAGGGGTCCAaaataaaactataatttttttttggggaGGGAGGGGCAAAGTTAAAATTATTATGCTAAAAatacttaaattaaattatttattttttagaggggccaaaagttaaaattttctatttactaAAGGCTTAAAATGCTTAAAGTTAATGTTTTACTTATTAGAGAGCCTTATATTGCAATTCTACCATTTGGCCACCGGGAGGTGTCCCTTCTGGCTACGCCTCTGGTTGTAATCATAGAACACTTATCTCCCTGGTGAAATGACACAGGGGAGATGCATATTCCAAACGAAAAAACAACAAAACATTATGGGAACTCACCATCTCATAAAGCATCTCGAGCAGCAATTCGACATGTTATTGCATCTGCAAGAGTGGATATGCCTAGCTCTGGGCCGGATATTTTGTAGTGCTGAAGAAAACCCGAAAATGATAAACCAACCATCAGAAAGATAAATGTGAGGAGAGCAATGAAACATTGAGATCGATGTCGCAAACCTTTTGTATCTGAGCTTGGTCTGCTCTTCCTTCAAACTCATCTAAATCGATCTCTTTTCCATTGATAAGCTTCTCCACAGCTTTCATCTATGAGAATTTTAGTCAATCGTTAACATGGAACCGATGGGATATATCTACGAAAAGAAACTCAGTGAATAGCTCAACACAAAAGATGCATACGATGTAGTATTACCTCATCGGGAGAAGCGTTAAATCGAGCGGCAAGGACATAACTTGAACTTTCAGAAATACCACAACGTTTCAGGGATTCGGTGATCTGGAAACAATCATCGTTTTCTCAGTTGTTAAATATTGAAATAACAGAAAATCAGGTAATGAACTACAGAGTCAGAAATGGTTCAAGAAGATTACATGCTTAGACCCAGAGTAATTGTAAACAAGTTCGGAATGGAGTGTTCGTGTAGTCAACGACTCACGTGACTTGGAAATAAGTGTCTTATGAGCTGCTGCTAGAACTGGAAAAACATCTGGAATCTGTGTCGATCATCCATACACATGAAATCAGAGAAACTAtatgaatatgcatatatgtatctGTAAGTAGACAGAAACTATAAACTCGGGATTCATACAAGTGATGCATTAAGAAACGCAACTTCAGGATCAAGTGTTCCGGCTTGCATAGAGCCTAGGAGTTCCCTGCAAGATCACAAACAAAATTTAGGAACTCAGTTTATAAACGAAGTCTCA from Gossypium arboreum isolate Shixiya-1 chromosome 1, ASM2569848v2, whole genome shotgun sequence harbors:
- the LOC108483385 gene encoding protein CYPRO4-like, translating into MGTAQSREDRITDSESDEDYEEEEEEEEQYDDALSDHQNTQSSSSTSTSSGTQKSLDDIDAKLKSLKLKYNSQQSSPNLKNPVKLYLHIGGNTPKAKWVISEKLTSYSFTKENGDNDENCWFLEVGTKVRVRVSTEMQLKMFGDQKRVDFVDKAVWALKFLRDEEYRNFVTQFQNCLFENVYGMEASEENKVKVYGKEFIGWMKPEVADDSMWEDADDLSSGSIPIKGNRELMEEFEEAANGGVQSLALGALDNSFLVNDLGVQVYRNFNRGIHGKGICVKFDAGGSRIGGSPSSSTPKKALLMRAETNMMLVSPENEGKPNATGLKQVDIETGKIVTEWKFEKDGADITMRDITNDTKGSQLDPSESTFLGLDDNRLCQWDMRDRKGMVQNIATSDSPVLHWTQGHQFSRGTNFQCFASTGDGSIVVGSLDGKIRLYSKTSMRQAKTAFPGLGSPITHVDVTYDGKWVLGTTDTYLVLICTLFTDKDGKPKTGFSGRMGNKIPAPRLLKLTPLDSHLAGNNNKFHGGHFSWVTENGKQERHLVATVGKFSVIWDFQQVKNSAHECYRNQQGLKSCYCYKIVLKDESIVESRFMHDNFAVSNSPEAPLVVATPMKVSSISLSGRR
- the LOC108482067 gene encoding uncharacterized protein LOC108482067 — translated: MKVFEINGNTLSLALFADVTNSKELLGSMQAGTLDPEVAFLNASLIPDVFPVLAAAHKTLISKSRESLTTRTLHSELVYNYSGSKHITESLKRCGISESSSYVLAARFNASPDEMKAVEKLINGKEIDLDEFEGRADQAQIQKHYKISGPELGISTLADAITCRIAARDAL